A part of Candidatus Eisenbacteria bacterium genomic DNA contains:
- the topA gene encoding type I DNA topoisomerase, with protein sequence MPKTPSRAPKQKGKQKEGTPLIIVESPSKARTIGKFLGGKAKVAASNGHVVDLPKSKLGVDIENNFEPEYKVITAKKKILKELKEAAGKASMVYLAPDPDREGEAIAWHLSNHLDSGRIDVRRLTLYEITRKAIEEALKNPGKIDMNKVNAQQARRVLDRIFGYKVSPFLWTTVRRGLSAGRVQSVALRLVAEREKEIAAFRVSEYWSVHGRFVTKKDEKFEAKLVKVGEGKPEFKIEAEAKDVIASLMGEKFSVAAVRKVERPKAAYPPFITSTLQQEASRRFRFSAQRTMAIAQQLYEGVELGEEGTSGLITYMRTDSTRISADAISEARRLIASQFGKDYLPDSPNFFADRSRTQGAHEAIRPTSTSRTPESVAKSLSQDQLKIYRLIWSRFVGSQMTPVRYSITTVDIAGGKAIFRTAATIKVFDGFSKVYDINEPKKEDRIPHIEEGDNLNLDQLWPEQHFTQPPPRYSEATLIKILEQKGVGRPSTYATILGTLTARDYVVKEKGNITPTELGMAVFELLLKTFPDIFEIEFTAKMEDELDGIESGKEDWVDVVRDFYEPFRKSLEEAEGKKAEFKSSVQTETDVICEKCGKKMVRKFGRRGVFLACPGYPDCKFTKPVEDESDELEKDVFCDLCGSKMAIKRGRFGRFLACTKYPDCKGTKPLSLGIRCPSEGCDGSLVEKTSKRGKVFYGCSSYPKCKFATWDKPRGAPCGECGFPLTVEKTAKDGGVMLKCPRCKAERDEEP encoded by the coding sequence GTGCCTAAAACTCCATCGCGCGCTCCGAAACAGAAGGGAAAGCAAAAGGAAGGAACTCCCCTGATAATAGTCGAGTCTCCTTCCAAGGCGAGAACCATCGGCAAGTTTCTCGGCGGCAAGGCCAAAGTCGCCGCATCGAACGGTCACGTTGTTGACCTCCCCAAAAGCAAGCTTGGAGTTGATATCGAAAACAATTTCGAGCCCGAGTACAAGGTGATAACAGCGAAGAAGAAGATCCTGAAAGAGCTGAAAGAAGCCGCGGGGAAGGCAAGCATGGTTTACCTTGCGCCTGATCCGGATCGCGAAGGAGAAGCCATAGCCTGGCATTTGTCAAATCATCTCGACAGCGGGAGGATCGATGTCAGGAGGCTCACGCTCTACGAAATAACCAGGAAGGCGATTGAAGAAGCGCTCAAGAATCCCGGCAAGATAGACATGAACAAGGTAAACGCCCAGCAGGCCAGGCGCGTCCTGGACAGGATTTTCGGGTACAAGGTCAGCCCGTTCCTGTGGACTACCGTGAGGCGGGGGCTCAGTGCAGGCAGGGTTCAATCCGTTGCGCTGAGGCTTGTTGCGGAAAGAGAAAAAGAGATAGCGGCCTTCCGGGTGAGTGAGTACTGGTCGGTTCACGGAAGATTTGTCACGAAGAAAGACGAAAAGTTCGAGGCAAAGCTCGTGAAGGTCGGGGAAGGTAAGCCCGAATTCAAGATAGAGGCAGAGGCAAAAGACGTCATCGCCTCGCTCATGGGTGAGAAGTTCTCGGTGGCCGCTGTTAGGAAAGTTGAACGGCCTAAAGCTGCATATCCTCCTTTCATTACGAGCACTCTTCAGCAGGAGGCATCCAGAAGATTCAGATTCTCCGCGCAGCGGACCATGGCCATTGCCCAGCAGCTCTATGAAGGCGTTGAGTTGGGCGAAGAAGGAACGTCCGGACTTATCACCTACATGAGAACCGATTCCACAAGAATTTCAGCGGATGCAATATCGGAGGCGAGAAGGCTTATCGCGAGTCAGTTCGGGAAAGACTATCTGCCGGACTCTCCAAACTTTTTTGCGGACAGGTCACGAACGCAGGGAGCTCACGAGGCAATAAGGCCGACATCCACGTCCAGGACCCCTGAATCAGTGGCGAAGTCCCTTTCACAGGATCAGCTCAAGATATACAGGCTCATTTGGAGCAGGTTTGTCGGCTCCCAGATGACCCCGGTGAGATACAGCATTACGACCGTTGATATCGCCGGCGGCAAGGCGATTTTCAGGACCGCCGCCACGATCAAGGTCTTCGATGGGTTCTCAAAGGTTTATGACATAAACGAACCTAAGAAGGAAGACAGGATTCCTCATATTGAGGAAGGAGATAATCTGAACCTTGACCAGCTTTGGCCCGAACAGCATTTCACCCAGCCGCCTCCCAGGTACTCCGAGGCCACGCTCATCAAGATCCTTGAGCAAAAGGGGGTGGGCAGGCCGAGCACTTACGCCACCATCCTTGGCACTCTTACGGCGCGGGATTATGTGGTGAAGGAGAAGGGCAACATAACGCCAACCGAGCTCGGCATGGCGGTCTTTGAGCTTCTCCTCAAGACGTTTCCCGACATATTTGAAATAGAGTTCACGGCAAAAATGGAAGATGAGCTTGATGGGATTGAATCCGGAAAGGAGGATTGGGTGGATGTCGTGAGAGACTTCTACGAGCCTTTCCGCAAGAGCCTTGAGGAAGCTGAAGGAAAGAAAGCTGAGTTCAAGAGCTCCGTCCAGACTGAAACCGACGTGATATGCGAGAAGTGCGGCAAGAAAATGGTGAGGAAGTTCGGCAGAAGAGGAGTATTTCTCGCCTGTCCCGGCTACCCGGACTGCAAATTCACAAAACCGGTGGAAGACGAAAGCGATGAGCTGGAGAAAGACGTCTTCTGCGATCTATGCGGTTCAAAGATGGCCATAAAGAGGGGGAGATTCGGCCGGTTCCTTGCCTGTACGAAGTATCCTGACTGCAAGGGGACCAAACCGCTTAGTCTGGGGATTCGATGTCCGTCAGAAGGCTGCGACGGCTCACTGGTTGAGAAGACCTCGAAAAGAGGCAAGGTATTCTATGGATGCAGCAGCTATCCAAAGTGCAAGTTTGCGACATGGGATAAGCCAAGGGGGGCGCCTTGCGGGGAATGCGGCTTCCCACTGACTGTTGAGAAGACGGCCAAAGACGGCGGAGTAATGCTGAAGTGCCCGCGATGCAAGGCAGAAAGAGATGAAGAACCGTGA
- the trmFO gene encoding methylenetetrahydrofolate--tRNA-(uracil(54)-C(5))-methyltransferase (FADH(2)-oxidizing) TrmFO, which yields MKKVHVAGGGLAGCEASWQIAERGVPVVLHEMRPLVETEAHKTPYLAELVCSNSFKSQDPITGAGLLKRELKELGSLLIRIAESVSVPAGTALCVNREEFSNEVERVLSSHPLIEVRREEVCELPEPPAIVATGPLTSRRMADAIAKLAGRESLFFFDAISPIVDGESIDLSKAFVQSRYDKGKGGYLNLPLSREEFRKFSRALLDAEVTPLRDFERQYFFEGCLPIEEMARRGPETLAFGPMKPVGLVDPKTGTRPYAAVQLRPENRERTMYSLVGFQTKLKQAEQRRVLRMIPGLENATFLRYGSVHRNTYLSSPGFIGVNLECLKERGLFFAGQIIGCEGYSEAIASGLYAGINVVRAVEGRPPVILPRQTALGSLMIFLTTPVPHRFQPTNFNFGLLPPLAKRKRPAKEKRELLSRRAEESMRPFVGEALR from the coding sequence GTGAAGAAGGTTCATGTCGCGGGTGGAGGCCTTGCTGGCTGCGAGGCCTCCTGGCAGATTGCAGAGAGAGGAGTGCCTGTAGTTCTCCATGAGATGAGACCGCTCGTGGAAACCGAGGCCCACAAGACCCCATATCTTGCCGAGCTAGTCTGCAGCAATTCGTTCAAGTCTCAGGATCCCATCACCGGAGCGGGACTTCTCAAGAGGGAGCTCAAGGAGCTTGGCTCTCTCCTCATCAGAATCGCGGAGTCTGTTAGCGTCCCTGCCGGCACCGCTCTTTGCGTTAACAGAGAGGAGTTCTCGAACGAGGTCGAAAGGGTTCTCAGCTCGCATCCCCTCATAGAAGTGAGGAGAGAGGAGGTCTGCGAGTTGCCTGAGCCCCCGGCAATAGTAGCAACCGGCCCGCTGACGAGCCGGCGGATGGCAGATGCGATAGCGAAACTTGCAGGAAGAGAAAGCCTCTTTTTCTTCGATGCGATATCGCCGATCGTGGACGGAGAGAGCATTGACCTCTCAAAGGCATTTGTTCAGTCACGCTACGACAAGGGAAAAGGAGGTTACCTGAACCTCCCGCTCTCCCGGGAGGAGTTCAGGAAATTCAGCAGGGCACTTCTCGACGCGGAAGTCACACCTCTCAGGGATTTTGAGAGACAGTACTTCTTTGAGGGATGCCTTCCCATAGAGGAGATGGCAAGAAGAGGCCCGGAAACTCTCGCATTCGGCCCGATGAAGCCGGTCGGCCTCGTCGATCCGAAGACTGGAACAAGACCTTATGCTGCGGTCCAGCTGAGACCCGAGAACAGAGAGAGAACCATGTACAGTCTCGTGGGGTTTCAGACCAAACTGAAACAGGCCGAACAAAGACGGGTGCTGAGAATGATTCCAGGACTTGAGAACGCGACTTTTCTGAGATACGGAAGCGTTCACAGAAACACGTATTTGAGCTCGCCGGGCTTCATAGGCGTGAATCTTGAGTGTCTCAAGGAGCGCGGACTGTTCTTTGCAGGACAGATAATCGGCTGTGAAGGTTATAGTGAGGCGATTGCATCAGGGCTGTATGCAGGGATAAATGTCGTGAGAGCAGTCGAAGGAAGACCGCCCGTCATACTTCCCAGGCAGACGGCGCTTGGCTCTCTGATGATCTTCCTGACTACGCCTGTCCCTCACAGATTCCAGCCGACAAATTTCAACTTCGGGCTCCTTCCCCCGCTGGCGAAGCGAAAGAGACCTGCAAAGGAAAAGCGGGAGCTGCTTTCCAGAAGGGCCGAGGAGAGCATGAGGCCATTTGTTGGAGAAGCTCTGAGATGA
- a CDS encoding tyrosine recombinase XerC yields MMNLVEGFLLELKARGSSGFTIESYRKDLSQFADFVGRKAGEGPWSITNEEVRKFTASLTSRGYSGRSVARKLSSVRSFFSYLCEKKILSQNPGKSVRSPRIVKSLPNFLSAKEMEELFSTVEEKGEAGKMARAVLELLYSTGIRLRELVGLDVTDLNTGERLLRVRGKGKKERIVPVGRMAISAVQEYLAERKKFPGRTAEPLFSGRGGNRVSPRTVERIVKRWLGKVSTLSKLSPHVVRHSFATHLLDRGAEIRAVQKLLGHSSLRSTEIYTHVTPDRLKRAYSQAHPRA; encoded by the coding sequence ATGATGAATCTTGTTGAAGGTTTTCTCCTTGAGCTCAAGGCAAGAGGCAGTTCCGGGTTTACGATTGAGTCGTACAGAAAAGACCTTTCCCAATTCGCGGATTTTGTCGGCAGGAAGGCTGGAGAAGGTCCGTGGAGCATAACGAATGAAGAAGTCAGAAAGTTCACCGCATCGCTCACGTCTCGTGGATATTCTGGAAGAAGTGTCGCACGGAAGCTGTCGTCGGTCCGGTCCTTCTTCAGCTACCTTTGCGAGAAGAAGATTCTTTCTCAGAACCCTGGCAAATCAGTGCGCTCGCCGAGAATTGTGAAATCTCTCCCGAATTTCCTCTCGGCGAAGGAGATGGAAGAGCTCTTCTCGACTGTGGAAGAGAAAGGGGAGGCCGGGAAGATGGCCAGGGCAGTCCTTGAACTTCTGTACAGTACAGGGATAAGATTAAGGGAGCTCGTTGGCCTCGATGTTACTGATCTGAACACAGGCGAACGCCTTCTGAGAGTAAGGGGAAAAGGCAAAAAGGAGAGGATAGTGCCCGTGGGCAGAATGGCTATATCTGCCGTTCAGGAGTATCTTGCCGAGAGAAAGAAATTTCCCGGGCGGACCGCAGAGCCGTTGTTCTCGGGACGGGGAGGAAACAGGGTCAGTCCGAGGACCGTGGAGAGAATTGTAAAGAGATGGCTGGGGAAAGTGTCAACTCTCTCCAAGCTTTCTCCTCACGTCGTGAGGCATTCTTTTGCGACTCACCTGCTCGACAGGGGCGCAGAGATCCGGGCTGTTCAGAAACTCCTCGGACATTCTTCGCTGAGGAGCACTGAGATCTACACGCACGTGACACCTGATAGACTGAAAAGAGCTTACAGCCAGGCCCATCCGAGGGCTTGA
- the hslV gene encoding ATP-dependent protease subunit HslV translates to MIRGTTIVGVRKGGRAALGGDGQLTFGDTIMKENARKVRRMFHGKILAGSAGAAADVLTLFEKFEEKLEEFKGDLRRAAVELAKEWRTDRILRRLEAQLAVVSHEHSMIITGTGEVIELEDGIVSIGSGGPYALAACRALMKHSDLDAASIVKEALEIASKICVYTNANIVVEEL, encoded by the coding sequence ATGATAAGAGGGACTACTATCGTTGGTGTTCGCAAGGGCGGACGAGCTGCGCTCGGCGGAGACGGTCAGCTCACGTTTGGCGATACTATAATGAAAGAGAATGCAAGGAAGGTGAGAAGGATGTTTCACGGCAAGATTCTGGCCGGTTCTGCCGGCGCGGCAGCCGATGTGCTCACCCTCTTCGAGAAGTTTGAGGAGAAGCTTGAGGAATTCAAGGGCGACCTGCGAAGGGCCGCTGTTGAACTGGCCAAGGAATGGAGGACTGACAGGATACTCAGAAGACTTGAAGCGCAGCTTGCAGTTGTATCACACGAGCATTCAATGATCATAACCGGAACAGGCGAGGTCATCGAGCTGGAAGATGGAATTGTGTCGATTGGCTCCGGCGGTCCTTATGCCCTGGCTGCATGCCGTGCCCTTATGAAACATTCAGACCTGGATGCCGCGTCAATTGTGAAGGAAGCGCTTGAGATAGCTTCCAAAATCTGTGTGTACACTAACGCAAACATCGTTGTGGAGGAGCTGTGA
- the hslU gene encoding ATP-dependent protease ATPase subunit HslU, with the protein MLKKEKELTPRQIVKELDQYVVGQDNAKKCVAIAMRNRWRRQRVKGDLKEEIMPNNIILIGPTGVGKTEIARRLARLGGCAFIKVEASKFTEVGYVGRDVESMVRDLVELSVGMVKQEKSGEVMEVAGQQAEERLLDTLLPRPRKKVKEEPTQENSGAVADVQETREKLRKQLREGKLDERIVELEVRSHVYPTIEIFSASGMEEMDLNIQEAFGGLLPTRKKRKKVKVREAKQLLFQEEVDKLVDMDKVVQEALARAQNSGIIFIDEIDKIVADKSTMGPDVSREGVQRDILPVVEGCSVPTKYGMVKTDHILFIAAGAFHGSKPSDLIPELQGRFPIRVELDSLSSDDFKRILREPRNALLKQYTALLDTEAVKIAFTDGGIDAIAEIASLVNERTENIGARRLHTVLTLLLEEILFEAPDCGDKEILVTKEMVKEKLGRIAEDQDLSRYIL; encoded by the coding sequence GTGTTGAAAAAAGAGAAGGAGCTCACCCCAAGGCAGATAGTCAAGGAGCTTGACCAATATGTTGTCGGGCAGGACAACGCCAAGAAATGCGTTGCCATAGCCATGAGGAATAGATGGAGAAGGCAGCGGGTGAAAGGCGATCTCAAGGAAGAGATCATGCCCAACAACATAATACTCATTGGGCCGACCGGCGTTGGGAAAACCGAGATCGCGAGGAGACTCGCGAGGCTTGGAGGATGTGCGTTTATAAAAGTCGAAGCGTCGAAATTCACTGAGGTCGGCTACGTGGGACGTGATGTTGAATCGATGGTGAGGGATTTGGTTGAGCTCTCGGTGGGCATGGTCAAGCAGGAGAAATCCGGCGAGGTCATGGAAGTCGCCGGCCAACAAGCTGAAGAGAGGCTTCTGGACACTCTCCTTCCGAGACCGAGAAAGAAAGTGAAGGAGGAGCCGACTCAGGAGAACTCCGGCGCTGTTGCGGATGTCCAGGAGACCAGGGAGAAACTGAGAAAACAGCTGAGAGAGGGCAAGCTTGACGAACGAATCGTCGAACTCGAGGTAAGATCACACGTGTACCCTACGATTGAGATCTTCTCGGCCTCGGGCATGGAAGAGATGGACTTGAACATCCAGGAAGCATTTGGAGGACTCCTTCCCACCAGAAAGAAAAGAAAGAAGGTAAAGGTCAGGGAAGCAAAGCAGCTCCTTTTCCAGGAAGAGGTGGACAAGCTTGTCGACATGGATAAAGTCGTTCAGGAGGCGTTGGCCAGGGCCCAGAACTCGGGCATAATATTTATTGATGAGATTGACAAGATAGTTGCGGACAAGAGCACGATGGGACCGGATGTCTCACGAGAGGGAGTTCAAAGGGATATTCTTCCTGTGGTTGAGGGCTGCTCTGTTCCAACAAAATATGGAATGGTGAAGACTGACCACATTCTTTTCATCGCCGCAGGGGCATTCCATGGCTCCAAGCCATCCGACCTGATTCCGGAGCTTCAGGGAAGATTTCCTATAAGGGTTGAGCTTGACAGCCTGTCAAGTGACGACTTTAAGAGAATTCTAAGGGAACCCAGGAACGCCCTGCTCAAACAATACACGGCGCTCCTTGACACGGAAGCCGTGAAGATAGCCTTCACGGATGGAGGAATAGATGCAATTGCAGAAATCGCAAGTCTGGTGAATGAGAGAACAGAAAACATAGGTGCAAGAAGGCTGCACACTGTTCTGACCCTTCTGCTTGAAGAAATACTCTTCGAGGCTCCAGACTGCGGCGATAAGGAAATACTTGTGACAAAGGAAATGGTAAAGGAGAAGCTTGGACGGATTGCTGAGGACCAGGACCTGAGCAGGTACATTCTCTGA
- the argF gene encoding ornithine carbamoyltransferase: MKKDFIRIPDLTRDEIDGIFNTAFELKRGSPSETGQAPLKGKTLIMIFHKPSLRTRVSFEVGMARLGGRAVHLRDEEIGVDSREKLEDVGKVLSRYGDGIMIRTFRNEWVERLASASSIPVVNGLTDIHHPCQVLADIFTLKEKNLDPDKMIVAYLGDGNNVCNSWIDATQRFGFELRVAHPQGYSPDPDVLAEAGKKGKGKVLLTQDPREAAKGADVIYTDVWASMGKESEREARARQFKPYQVNRTAVSLAKKNCLVMHCLPAHRGDEITDDVIDGPNSIVFDEAENRMHLQNGLLATLLGRKK, translated from the coding sequence GTGAAGAAAGACTTCATTCGCATTCCTGATCTGACAAGGGATGAAATAGATGGCATATTCAACACGGCATTTGAATTGAAAAGAGGATCTCCGTCGGAGACCGGCCAGGCGCCTCTCAAAGGGAAAACTCTTATCATGATTTTTCACAAACCCAGCCTCAGGACCAGAGTCAGTTTCGAGGTCGGTATGGCGCGCCTCGGGGGGAGAGCCGTTCACCTCAGGGATGAGGAGATCGGCGTTGATTCAAGGGAGAAGCTGGAGGATGTTGGAAAGGTCCTTTCGAGGTATGGGGATGGAATAATGATAAGAACTTTCCGGAATGAATGGGTTGAGAGGCTTGCATCAGCTTCGTCAATACCGGTGGTAAACGGGCTCACGGACATCCATCATCCATGCCAGGTGCTTGCCGACATATTTACGCTGAAGGAGAAGAATCTTGACCCGGACAAGATGATTGTCGCTTACCTTGGCGACGGGAACAACGTGTGCAATTCATGGATTGATGCCACGCAGAGATTCGGGTTTGAGCTTCGAGTCGCTCATCCGCAGGGATATTCACCTGACCCGGATGTCCTGGCCGAAGCCGGAAAGAAAGGGAAGGGCAAGGTTCTGCTGACACAGGATCCCCGGGAGGCCGCGAAAGGAGCCGATGTCATATACACCGACGTCTGGGCAAGCATGGGCAAGGAATCTGAGAGAGAAGCAAGAGCCCGCCAATTCAAGCCCTATCAGGTGAACCGAACCGCGGTTTCTCTGGCTAAGAAGAACTGTCTCGTCATGCATTGTCTCCCGGCTCACAGAGGAGATGAGATCACAGATGATGTTATTGACGGGCCGAACTCAATCGTTTTCGATGAGGCGGAAAACAGAATGCACCTTCAAAACGGCCTTCTTGCAACTCTACTCGGGAGAAAAAAGTGA
- a CDS encoding Ig-like domain-containing protein, whose amino-acid sequence MNGRNLLLLVLALGVLPSCARKGPPPGGPIDFSPPAVSSTFPDSGQARVPLDCRISIGFSERMERRTVEDWLFTRPPIQTSSAGWKQNNLILTPLEPLRPDTTYTVLIGAGARDSHGNLMGEPKLFLFSTGEVMLNGVVTGKLEGRRVRVENAMLYMVPSGVPFRATEDGIGRICQAGKAGDFRMPGIEPETSYDLFCFVDRNGNRAYDEEDDVLAKYKWPIQLEKGNESVKLPAWFVADPKEPGIILGSVGDSLSAKQEKQIFGRAVSTGDSTVSFSAKADTLGHFRIDRVPAGEYSVWCFRDTDGNEKQNPGEVFSEKTTVMVKPEEDSKAKFPPLPKQ is encoded by the coding sequence GTGAATGGAAGGAACCTGCTCCTTCTTGTTCTAGCTCTCGGTGTTCTTCCATCCTGCGCGAGAAAGGGTCCTCCTCCGGGAGGCCCCATTGATTTTTCGCCGCCGGCGGTCAGTTCGACCTTTCCTGATTCCGGCCAGGCCAGGGTTCCGCTCGATTGCAGGATCAGCATCGGATTCAGTGAGAGAATGGAGAGGCGGACCGTAGAGGACTGGCTCTTCACCAGGCCTCCGATTCAGACTTCTTCAGCAGGCTGGAAGCAGAATAACCTGATTCTGACTCCCCTCGAACCTCTTCGTCCGGACACCACGTACACAGTTCTGATCGGTGCGGGAGCCAGGGACTCGCATGGAAATCTTATGGGCGAGCCTAAGCTTTTCTTGTTCTCGACCGGAGAGGTCATGCTCAATGGAGTGGTGACGGGAAAACTGGAAGGCAGGAGAGTCCGGGTCGAGAATGCGATGCTGTACATGGTTCCCTCCGGGGTGCCGTTCCGGGCGACCGAGGACGGAATCGGCAGAATCTGCCAGGCCGGCAAGGCAGGGGATTTCAGGATGCCGGGAATTGAGCCGGAAACGAGCTACGACCTCTTCTGCTTCGTGGACAGAAATGGAAACAGGGCCTACGATGAAGAGGATGACGTACTTGCGAAATACAAATGGCCGATTCAACTGGAAAAGGGAAATGAATCGGTCAAACTGCCAGCCTGGTTTGTGGCCGACCCGAAAGAACCCGGCATTATTCTCGGCAGTGTCGGTGACTCTCTTTCGGCGAAGCAAGAGAAGCAGATCTTCGGGCGCGCAGTTTCTACCGGCGATTCCACAGTCTCATTTTCGGCAAAGGCAGATACACTTGGACACTTCAGGATTGACAGGGTGCCTGCCGGGGAGTACTCGGTCTGGTGCTTCAGAGACACCGATGGGAATGAAAAGCAGAATCCCGGAGAGGTCTTCTCCGAAAAGACGACTGTCATGGTCAAGCCCGAGGAAGATAGCAAGGCGAAGTTCCCTCCTCTTCCGAAACAGTAG
- the dapF gene encoding diaminopimelate epimerase: MTSRKIPFLKMAGAGNDFVVIDNRKGVIKRRNLAARRLCDRKLIGADGLLLLENTGRRGLKMRYFNRDGSEAEMCGNGGRCFARFISIVARGTKEVCFQAIDGPHEAKVQRASVSLKMSDSRMIREDMRVEVTRKKMAGSLINTGVPHFVVLVDNVRTIDVAGLGRTLRNHTSFRPHGTNVDFVQRLGGRKIRVRTYERGVEAETRGCGTGAVAAALVASRAWGIPSPVKVLTESGVWLEAAFNESGKTFNEIWLRGDAQVLFEGEVLPQYIG; encoded by the coding sequence ATGACCTCCAGAAAGATCCCGTTTCTCAAGATGGCAGGAGCCGGGAATGACTTCGTCGTGATAGACAATAGAAAGGGCGTCATCAAGAGGAGAAATCTCGCTGCAAGAAGGCTCTGCGACCGGAAGCTGATCGGCGCGGACGGCCTTCTTCTTCTCGAAAACACGGGTCGCCGCGGCCTCAAAATGCGTTATTTCAACAGGGATGGAAGTGAAGCGGAAATGTGTGGAAACGGCGGGAGGTGTTTTGCACGGTTCATATCCATCGTAGCCCGGGGCACAAAAGAAGTCTGTTTTCAAGCCATTGACGGGCCTCACGAAGCGAAAGTGCAAAGAGCATCAGTTTCCCTGAAAATGTCAGACAGCCGCATGATCCGCGAAGACATGAGAGTCGAAGTAACCAGAAAGAAAATGGCCGGGAGTCTCATAAACACGGGCGTCCCGCACTTTGTCGTCCTGGTTGACAATGTCAGAACGATTGATGTGGCGGGGCTCGGCAGGACGCTGAGAAATCACACTTCGTTCAGACCTCACGGAACGAATGTGGATTTTGTCCAGAGGTTAGGGGGCCGGAAAATCAGGGTCCGAACCTATGAGCGGGGAGTCGAGGCTGAGACCCGGGGATGCGGGACCGGTGCAGTTGCGGCGGCATTGGTAGCTTCAAGGGCATGGGGAATTCCGTCTCCGGTTAAAGTATTGACCGAAAGCGGAGTGTGGCTCGAAGCCGCGTTCAATGAGTCTGGTAAAACTTTTAATGAGATATGGTTACGCGGAGATGCTCAAGTATTATTTGAAGGGGAAGTCTTACCGCAATACATTGGTTGA
- the dapA gene encoding 4-hydroxy-tetrahydrodipicolinate synthase produces MFEGVFVASVTPFRKGQVDEEAFASHVERLIEGGVQGIVPAGCTGEAATLTLDEKKRLFKLTKEISGGRVSVVGGSGTNATSTSIELTRLVKECGLDGAMLITPYYNKPTQEGLFRHYEAVAEAVNIPLVIYNVPGRTGVNILPDTVARLSEIKSIVAIKEASGLLDQVSAILSKCSITVLSGDDSLTLPMLSIGAKGVVSVTANVVPEDVVEMVESFLSGKEALSREKHMKLFPLSKAMFVETNPSPVKKALELLGLIEGDLRLPLVPVGKESERVIREALTRHGLKPREPLGAR; encoded by the coding sequence ATGTTTGAAGGAGTCTTTGTGGCAAGCGTTACGCCTTTTAGAAAAGGCCAGGTTGACGAGGAGGCGTTTGCCTCTCACGTTGAGCGGCTCATCGAGGGCGGGGTTCAGGGAATTGTGCCTGCCGGCTGTACCGGCGAAGCTGCAACGCTTACTCTGGATGAGAAAAAGAGACTCTTCAAACTGACAAAGGAGATCTCTGGGGGCAGGGTGTCTGTTGTGGGCGGGAGCGGCACGAATGCGACCTCCACGTCGATTGAACTTACAAGACTCGTCAAGGAATGCGGCCTCGACGGTGCGATGCTGATCACGCCATATTATAACAAGCCTACCCAGGAGGGGCTCTTCAGGCACTACGAGGCAGTGGCGGAAGCAGTGAACATCCCGCTCGTGATCTATAATGTCCCGGGCAGGACAGGTGTGAACATACTTCCTGACACGGTTGCACGGCTCTCCGAAATCAAGAGCATCGTCGCAATAAAGGAGGCAAGCGGACTGCTCGACCAGGTAAGCGCGATCCTCTCGAAGTGCAGTATCACTGTTCTTTCGGGCGACGATTCATTGACCTTGCCGATGCTGTCGATCGGCGCCAAGGGAGTGGTTTCTGTTACGGCAAACGTTGTCCCAGAAGATGTAGTTGAGATGGTAGAGAGTTTTCTTTCCGGAAAGGAAGCCCTGTCAAGAGAGAAGCATATGAAACTCTTTCCGCTTTCAAAGGCAATGTTTGTAGAAACCAACCCGTCGCCGGTCAAGAAGGCTCTTGAACTTCTGGGGTTGATTGAAGGCGACCTACGGCTTCCTCTTGTCCCGGTTGGAAAGGAAAGCGAACGGGTGATAAGAGAGGCGCTGACACGGCACGGCCTCAAACCAAGAGAACCTCTGGGCGCCAGATAG